CTTAAAGACATCTAAGTTTTCAGAAATAATATGGATGTATGCAGCACCCGCATCGTCCCACTCCTTAAAGCGAGCATCCTGCCAGTTGGGAAAGTGATCGATGGCATCATCTGCTGCATTTAAATAAAATTCTTTGGTAGACTGTTCATCTGTCCAATCCATAACCACATTTGAAGCCCCCGCCTTATAGGCTGCCGTTTGGATTAGACGTGCTAACGTTACATTTTTTATGTCACTATGAATTATCACTAATTGATTCTTTTGCACATTTACACCAGCTCGTACAGCAAGCTCTGCATACTTTTTCAACTGTTCTTCGCTAACAAGCTCATATATTTCTTTAATCATCACACACTCAGCTCCTGACTTTATATTCCTTTATAAATAGAAAAACTTCAATTAATTACCCAAATTGCACACACACCGAAAGCATTGCAAAATAAACCTACATCCAAAGTTTAGTACAATCACCCAAACTTCCAATATTTACACAATAAGTTATTCAAGATAATGGCCCGATTGTTGAATGGAGTTCTTATAGAAAATTAATCAAAATAGTACAACAAATATAACATTTATAATTCAAAGTACGTATGGTTTTTACCTTTAATCCATCAGAAGATGTGGTGGTAATCATAAGTCAATTACTGATACATTTTCTTGGTCGTAATTATTTCAAGTTTCTTTCCTGCAATCCACTGAATCGTAACAGTTGTACCCTTAGACACTTCAGATTGAATCGTTATCGTTTGACCAAGCTTGTCGGCAATTTTTTTGGATAAGTAAAGGCCAATACCTGATGCGTTTGCAAATTTCCTCCCGTTTTCTCCTGTAAAAAATGGCTGATATAACCTTTCCAGATCATACGAAGGAATGCCAACACCTTCATCTATGATAGACAACGTTATGTACTGATCACTTTTTGCAATACGAAAGATAAGGTTTTTATCCCCAGGTTTTGTACTGGAATATTTAATTGCGTTGGAGATGATTTGGTCTAATAGTATTTCGTTCCACTTGGAGTCAGTCACAACATAAGCAGTCTCACCTTTAAAGTCAATCGACGGAAATACAGATTGGTGGATGAACTCTTCTTTTCGTCCGTTAATTAGTTTTCTCAACGAATCGAGTAAATCAATAGAATTTAACTCCAAATCGTTTTCAAAGTTCTCCATTCTCAACATGGTGAGGCCCTGTTCTATTGATGTATGCAACCTTTTATTTTCCTGGAGAATTTTATCATAAACATCAGTTTCCCCTTCCTTGCTAACGATAAGTTCGATTACAGAAACCGGTGTTTTTAAATAATGCATCCAGTGTGATAAAAAGTACAACCTTTCCTGATTTTGCTCCCTCATTTGGCTGTATTTACTTGAATGTTCCTTCATCATTTTATTTAACAACTGCCGAAAAGCCTTTTGTTCTTCCGTATGCGGCTCTATTTCCGTAAACTGATTCCTCAACATAAGTTCGATTGCCCGATTTGTTTGATAGTAACGAAACCAGTCAATGATTAAATATACAGTTAATAGAAATATGCCAATGGATAAGGGATAAAAAAATTCTGTGTTTAGTGGTTCACTGAGATGGAAAAAAGCTATAAGGCAAATCATGTTTACCAGATAAAAACTGATGAGTAATAATCTGTCTTTAAAAAATTTCATAATAAGACGCTTAAGCATGTTAATTCCTCATAACCGCAGGATGGTAAAGCATGTATCCTGCTCCCCGTTTACTTTTAATAACGTCAGTAAGCCCCAGGTAAGAAAGTATTTGTTTTATTCTGCTAATATTAACCGTTAATGTATTATCATCTACAAATTTAATCGTGTCCCATACTTCCTTAATCAGTTCTTCTCTTGAAACAAAAGAATTGTGATTATCCATTAACTTTTTCATCAGCTTATATTCATTTTTACTAAGTTCTATTTCCTCCCCGCAGTATGTAAGCGTAAAAGTGTTCACATCAATACAAAGTTCACCAACACAAGTGTTTTTTGTATCTGTTGTTGCATATTCCCCGTAAATTCTTCTCATAGTAGCCTTGATTTTTGATTGTAACAGTTCAAACGTAAATGGTTTCGTTATATAATCATCCGCGCCAAGTTCGATAGCCATAATCTGGTCCACTTCCTGACTGCGGGCGGATATAATGATAATTGGAACATTGGATTGCTTCCGAAAACTTCTGCTTAAATGAAATCCATCATAATAAGGTAAATTTATATCCAGTAAAACAAGATCAGGTTTTATATTTGTAAACTCTGTTATGATAGCTGAAAAACTCTCGGGTTGCTGTACATCAAAACCATAACGCTCCAGGTTTTCCTGAATAAGTTTACTTAACTGTACATCATCTTCTATTAGCATAACTTTGTACATCGTTTATTCTCCTTTACGATAGGACAATCATTTTAATAATCTCAGCTCGCAGCACCAGCGTTATGACTGAAATCTTCTTGATTCATTTCGTACAGTTAGATTAACTGCAATTATTTATAAACTGTAAGCATATTTTAACATAATTAGTTGGAAATTCTTGTGGGATAAACTATAAAAATAGGATAATACGTTGACTGCTATTGGTGTCGGAACGGATTCGTGAAACCCTGCGACAAATTTCTATTATTCAAGCTGTTTTTTATCAAGTTTACCTAACGATGTGTACGGCATATGGTCAACAATTTCAACTTGTTTCGGTAATTGAAATCTGGAAACCCTTGAACGTAGCAACTCAAGAATTTCTTCTTCTGTAGTTCCGGCATTTTTTACTGGAAGTACAATTGCTTTTAATCGTTGTCCAAATTGTTTATCCTTGATTCCAATAACAACGGCATCTTCTATTAAGGGATGCTTGATTAGCACTTGCTCGACTTCAATTGGATAAACATTTTCACCGCCGGAAACAACCATATCATCTGTTCGTCCACATAAATAGTAATAGAAATTGTCGTCCCGATAGCCTAAATCGCCTGTTTGAATCCATGAATCTTTCCTGTTGCTCATCGACCAGTCATTATTAATCCAAAACTGTCCGACTTTCCCGTTTTCCACCTCTTTCTTGTTATCATCCAGGATTTTTATGCGCATGCCACTTATTTTTTTGCCAATTGTAGATTGTGAATATCTTAAATCCGTTGATGTTGCGATAAAATTCAACCCGGCTTCTGAAGTTCCGTATAAATTGTATAAGACACTACCTAATTCACGAAAAGTCTCTTCAATAAGTGTTGTTCTGAGTTTTGCACCGCCTGACGCTATACAGGAAAGAGATTTCAAGGCTTGCGGATCAGTTTGTAACATTTTCTCCAGCATCAGTGGAACAACAGTGATTACGTCCGCATGGTGTTCACGTATTAGTCTGCATGCTTTCTTTGCATCAAATCCGCTGCTAATCACTGTTTTCTTTCCCAAAGGTATAAATAAAAGCAATACGGCTATCCCATAACCGTGATAAATAGGAGTAGCTATATAGGCAGTATTATAGTTTAATACCTTTAATCTCTTAATAAATGTGGCAAATGGATTTAAATAATTAAAAATTGAGGGCTTATGCGGTACATCCTTAGAAACGCCTGTTGTCCCACTCGTTTGCAATATAATTTTTCCAGCAGAAGTTCTTGGTAGCGTGTTTTCATTGACATCTGTATTGAGGAAGTTACTTATTGCGGGTAAGTAAGTATGATAACTTAAAACTTTGAATTTCGAGTATGGTGATTGTTCAATTAAAGAACTTAATCCATCATCGTATATTAGAACATCGAAATCATGACGATTTACTAATTCATTAAACTGGCCCTCGCTCATTTCCGTATTTAATAGATAGAGGTCTGCGCCTAATCTGGAGACTGCAAATATAGACTTTACAAGTGAAGCATGGTTTTTACACAATAAAGCTACCTTCTGTCCACTTTGAAGTTTAACATTATCTTTTAAACAACCAGCAAGCTTATTAGATTGTTCCAAAAGCTGTTTATAGTTAATTGTTTCATAGTCATCCACTAAAGCGACTTGATTGGCATATTTCGTTTCAGCTACATGCAGCAGGGTCATCAAATTGATTCCACATTGGGAAATGGCCTTGATTAGCCGATACAACCCTGTTGGAAAGAGTAATTTAATTTTATATAAAACATAGATAAGCCTAAAGACTTTCATTACTATTCCTCACTCTTACGCTTATTTGAAAAATCCCAAAAACTTCGAAGGAAAACAGAAACGAACTGTCCAAATAGTAACCACCAGGGCTGATATTTTTTCTTCTTCGTATACATTGATTTTAAAATGATTTTTGCCGCATGTTCCGGTGACATGGCGGGCATATTTTGATATGCAATTGTTGGTTGAATCATCGGTGTTCTTACTAAAGGTAAATAAATTGTTGTTGTTGCTATTCCTGCAGCCTTTAACTCAGGTGAAACAGACCGAACCCAGACATCAAAAGCGGATTTGGATGCCTGATAAGCAGCGAAGTAAGGAACAGGTGCTAGAAGGGCGTTTATCGTCGAGATGTTAATCATTTGTCCCTGATTCTTTTTTAGAAGAGGTATAACTGATAACAGCAATTGAACCGATGCAAAATAATTGATAGACATTGTACGTGTGAAATCATGATAACGATTAAGAGATTCATAGATAGACCGCTTTATAGAATGACCAGCATTATTTACTACGATATCTAAACCATTTGGCAACTGATGAAGAAACTTAAGCAAACCTTCCATTTCATCCTGATTCCTAAGGTCTGCTTGAAAAGTGCTTACTTTGACAGCTTTCTTTTCCAGTTCATTTTTTATCTTTAAAAGCTTTTCTCCCCTTCTGGCTGTTAAAATTAAATGACCGTTTATATTCGCTAATTGATAAGTTAATTGCTCGCCAATCCCCGAACTTGCACCCGTTATAAGGACAGACTTCCCAGCAAGTTGGTCTTTTAACTTTTTTGTATTCAAGTAGGTGGGGGGAAACAAACATGATTCCAATAAACTGTAATTTTTCATTTGTACACCCGTTTCAAGTTTTAAAATTTCGGCGTTTTGCCCATCCGCTTAAAAATAATCTACTATAACTATACAAGTATTTAATGAATTTTCCAAAAATAATTAATAAGAAAGACTCGGTCCTATCCTCGTCTTTCAAGAAGTCAAATCCCAGGAATTAAAACTTGTAATTTTGTCTTGAGAAGACCTTCATAGACTTTATAAAGGGCCTTTCACTTGGTTTTTTTCCTTGTTTTGTCCTTCATCAGCTTTATGAAGCACTTTTCGCTTGGCTTTTTGCCTTGTTTTGCTCTTCATCGGCTTTATGAAGCACTTTTCGCTTGGACTTTTGTCTTGTTTTGCTCTTCATCAGCTTCATGAAGCGCTTTTCGCTTGGACTTTTGCCTTGTTTTGCTCTTCATCGGCTTTATGAAGCGCTTTTTACTTAGTTTTTTGTCCTGTTTTGTCCTTCATTGGCTTTATGAAGTACTTTTTACTTGGTTTTTTGTTCTATTTTGTCCTTCATCAGCTTTATAAATAATCCCAATTTACATTACTCGACAAAGAAAATTTGCTTCAAAATACTTTTCTCCATTGATTAAAGTAGCGTCTTAAAAAACACGAAACGATCAAGCTGTATTCTGAGGCACTTCAAGCGTAATATAACCAAGTTTCCCTGTCCTTAGATCCCGAATAACCAAATCAGAAACTTTATCAAAGTTCACATTGCCTCCGCTTTCCAATGCACCGCGCTGTTTTCCAATGGAAACGAAGATATCCCACATATCTGTCATGTCACGGTCAATTCCATAACGTTCTTCTAATTGTGCCGGATAATGTTCCTGCATAAATCGCATGACAAAAGCAACTACATCATCCAATGGCAGCAACTGATCTTTTATCGTCCCAATGGCTGCCAATCGATAACCGACTAGTTCATCCTCAAATTTTGGCCAAAGAATCCCTGGCGTATCCAGTAATTCAAAGTCCTTATTCACTTTAATCCAGAGCTGCTGCTTGGTTACACCTGGTTTGTCACCTGTTTTGGCAATCTTTTTATTTGCCAGACGATTAATCAATGTCGATTTTCCCACATTGGGAATACCGATAATCATTGCTCTTGCGGGGCGTGGCTGGATACCTTTTTTCAAGAGTTTGTCCATTTTTTCCTGACCCATCTCTTTACCCAGCTGAACCACACGATTAATGTCGTTCTTATCATTAACATTAATTGCAATCGCCTTAATATCCTGATTTTTAAAATGTGATATCCAACGATCTGTTTTACTGTTATCAGCAAGGTCTCTTTTCATCAAAACAATCATTTTCGGCTTATTTTGCAGTACTTGCTGGAGCATGGGATTTTGTGATGCCAACGGTGCACGCGCATCAACAAGCTCCATGACAAAATCAACCAATTTCAGCTTTTCTTCCACTTCTCTTCTCGCTTTTGCCATATGTCCCGGAAACCATTGTATCGTCACTATTCTCACCCTAATCGTGTAAAATTTCTAAACGGTCAAACGGCCAGTAAATTAAACTTGTTTTCCCGACAATCTGATCCATCGAAATCAGCCCTAAAATCCGGCTGTCCGTTGAATTGTTACGGTTATCTCCCAGCACGAGAACCTTTCCTTCTGGTATTTTTTCTAATCCATCTGTTATACCCTCAAGTTGAAAGTCTCCAGTATATGACTCATAAGACATCATTTTGTTTTTTTGCTCTGCCAAGAAAGGCTCTTTCACCTTTTTGCCGTTAATATATAATACATCATCATTTACAGCTACGTGTTCACCCGGTAAGCCAATGACCCGTTTAATAAAGTCCTTTTTGTCCGATGCATGAAAAACAACAATGTCAAATCGTTCTGGTTCATGAATGTCATATACAACTTTATTAACAATCATTTGATCCCCATCATGTAACGTTGGCATCATGGATGGTCCATCTACAACAATTGGGGCAAAAAAGAATGTTCGTACAACAAATACCAACCCGAATGCGATTAATAATGCTTTGACCCAGTCAAACCATTCACTTTTCGTTTCAGCCATGTATTCCCCTCCGACAACAGCATGTATAATTATATTTTAATCCAGCTTTATATATGTATTCAAGACAAGATGCAAAAAGGAGCTTGCACACAATGGGCCAAGCTCCTTTCCAATACGTTTTATTTCGTCCATCTCCACGGAGTAGCATATCGTTCCGCCGTTGAATTTAGCGGCGTTCTTTAATACGTGCTGCTTTTCCGCGCAGGTTACGAAGATAATACAGTTTCGCACGACGAACAATACCACGGCGTGTTACTTCAATTTTCGCAATACGAGGAGAATGTACAGGGAATGTACGTTCAACACCTACACCATAAGAAAGCTTTCTTACTGTAAATGTTTCGCTGATTCCTCCGTTTTGGCGCTTAATAACAACACCTTCGAACACCTGAATACGTTCACGTGATCCTTCCACAACTTTAACGTGAACTTTTACAGTGTCACCCGGGCGGAAATCAGGATGATCAGTGCGAAGTTGATCTTTTGTAACGTCCTCAATAATTTTTTGCATCCTGGTTCACTCCTTCCAAACCAATGCTCTTGTCTCGCTATATGACAGCGGAACATCGTTTATACGGCTTAAAGTCTGAACTTTAAGCACAACAGTAAATATATCATAATAGCAATGGGAGTTCAACAATAATTTCTATTTATCGTTGATTTCACGCCATATTTTTAATTCTTCTTCAGAAAAAGATTTTCTGTCTATCAATTCTTTCCTTCGTTCATACGTTCGTTTCAATGACTCTTTCCTGCGCCATTCATTTATTTTAGCATGATCTCCCGATAATAATACATCCGGAACCTTCATGCCGCGAAAGTCTGCAGGCCGTGTATAATGCGGGTGTTCAAGCAGTCCGGTTGAAAACGAATCTTCAGGTGCGGACGCTTTGTTCCCCAGCACATCCGGTATCAGACGGACGACACTATCAATCACAACCATAGCACCAAGCTCTCCTCCGGTCAGCACATAGTCACCAATCGATATTTCATCGGTTACAAGGTGTTCCCGAATTCGTTCATCATAGCCTTCATAATGCCCGCAAATAAACACAAGGTGTTCTTCTTCGGCTAACTCTTCAGCTTTTTTCTGATTATATGGTTCACCCTGTGGACACATAAGCACAATACGTGGCTTGGCTTGTTTTTCTTTAACAACAGCATCCACCGCGTCGAACACCGGCTGGGGCGTTAACACCATACCCGCACCGCCACCGTATGGATAATCATCAACCTTATTATGCTTGTTACCCGCATAATCGCGAAAATTAATCAGGTTGTAGCTGAACTTTTCTTTCTCATAGGCTTTTTTTAGAATGGAATGTTCAAAAATACCTGATATCATTTCCGGAAAGAGGGTTAATACGTCAATATGCATTATTCAAGCAGTCCTTCCATTGGTTCAATGACCACTTTTCCGGATGAAACATCCACTTGTTTAACAACATCATCAATAAAAGGAATCAAAATATCTTTCCCTTTTTCCGGTTTTATAACCCATACATCATTTGCTCCAGGTGATAGAATTTCTTTAATAGCACCCAGCTTTCCGCCATTAATCAAATAAACGTCACACCCGATGATTTCATGATAATAGAATTCATTATCTTCTAATTTGGTAAGCTGATCTTCCGTTATTTTTAAAAAAGAGCCTTTAAAATGCTCGACATCATTAATGTTGTTATAGCCGTTAAAGTGAACGAGATCGAATCCTTTATGTACACGATGACCATCGATTTTAAGATCAACCGGTTGTTCGTTTTCTTTAACTAAAAACAACGTGCTTCCGACTTCAAAACGCTCGTCGAAGTCAGTGATACGATGAACTTTAACTTCACCTTTAATACCGTGTGTATTTACTATTTTGCCAACATTAAACATCTTTTCAGTCATTATCTCACCTGCTATTCTTCAACCCTTATAACGATATCGTCTTTAATAACAATTGCCGTCTCTTCCATAACCTCATTCCAATGCATACCTTCCTTAACCTCAACAAGAGCTTCAACTTCTTTTTCCGTAATCTCACTGCCTATTTCAAGCATTTCCAGCTGCTCGATTTTAAAATCAATCAGCTTTATCTTTTCCTTACGATTTTTAATTTCCTGTTGAAATCGTTGCGTTAGCTCTTGCTTTGAGATACCTGATTTATTCGTTACTTTACGTTGTTCAAACAGGAGCTGTTGACACTCTTGTTCAAGCCGCATTTTATGATTATGAAAATTATTGTGTAATTTTGTTTTGCTCTTCTCTGTGACAATCTGCTTGATAAGGACCTTTTTTATTATTTGCACTACTGTTCCCCGCTCTCCTAAACAGTTTTGGTACAAAATGAATGCTTAAAAAGGGAAAGGTATACCCTCTCCCTTTTACATAATATCCAAATAAATACGTTTGTCAGCATCCGATTTAGCTGCATAGACAACTGTACGGATTGCTTTTGCAATTCGTCCATTTTTGCCGATGACTTTCCCAACATCGTTTTGATTAACAGTAAGATGGTAGACAGTTTTTGTCTCCTCTTCCGTTTCCGTAACAACGATGTCTTCCGGATGATCGACTAATGGTGTAACAATTGATTCAATTAGGGCTTTCATGATATCACACTACTTTACTATTGATTTTTCTGGTCGTGGAATTTTTTCATGATGCCTTCTTTTGAAAATAGGTTACGAACTGTATCACTTGGTTTTGCACCTTTTGTCATCCAGTCCAATGCTTTTTCTTCATCTATTTTAACTTCAACTGGGCTAACTACAGGATTATATGTTCCAATTTGCTCGATTAAGCGGCCATCACGCGGTGAACGTGAATCTGCTACAACGACACGATAAAATGGATTTCTTTTAGACCCCATACGCTTTAAACGAATTTTAACAGCCATGTTTTGCACCTCCAATGAATATGTTTTACACAATTTAAGATTTTAACAGAAAGCAAAAGGTCTGTAAAGTGTTTTTGCATTACAAGGTTGAAAATGACTATATCTGAGCCGCAGCCGGCATACACTCCGCTTTCCGTGGGCGGCTGATGAGCGATAAAAGTGATTCTACATAAACGGAAACTTCATGCCGCCTTTGCCTTTTTTGCCTTTTTGCATGCCGGTCATTTGTTTCATCATTTTCTTCATTTCGTCAAACTGTTTGAGCAGACGATTTACCTGGGAAACAGAGGTACCGGAGCCTTTTGCTATCCGTTTTTTTCTGCTTGCATTCAGGATACTTGGTTCCTGGCGTTCTTTCTTTGTCATTGATTGAATAATAGCTTCAACGTGAACCAGCTGTTTTTCATCAATTTGGGCATTTTTCAGCCCTTTCATTTTGTTGGCCCCTGGAATCATAGCCATTAAATCTTCCAATGGACCCATGCTTTTCACCTGACCCATTTGTTCTAAAAAGTCATCAAATGTGAAAGAGGCTGTACGCATTTTTTCTTCCAGTTCTTTTGCCTGTTTCTCATCAACGTTTGTCTGGGCTTTTTCGATGAGTGATAAGACATCCCCCATGCCAAGTATTCTGGATGCCATACCTTCCGGGTGGAATGTCTCCAGCCCATCCAGTTTTTCCCCGGTACCGGCGAATTTAATCTGCTTACCGGTAACAGCTTTAATGGAAAGTGCTGCACCACCACGTGTATCACCGTCAAGTTTTGTTAATACAACTCCGGAAATATCGAGTTGATCATTAAAACTTTGAGCAACATTAACCGCATCCTGACCAGTCATCGCATCGACAACAAGGAATATTTCATCCGGTTTTACGGATGCCTTAATTTGCTCCAGTTCACTCATTAAATCCGTATCGACATGCAGACGACCTGCTGTATCAATGATGACATAATCATTATGCTCTTTTTTAGCCTGTTCTATTGCTTCTGATGCAATATCAACCGGGTTCGCATCGGTACCTTTTGAAAATACCGGCATATCCAGTTGCTGACCAAGCGTCTCCAACTGATCTACTGCTGCAGGTCGATAAACGTCACATGCAACAAGTAATGGTGAACGATTATGTTGTTTCCGCAGATGGTTTGCCAGTTTGCCCGTTGTCGTTGTCTTACCGGCACCCTGCAAGCCTACCATTAGGATAACCGTCGGCGGGCGATCAGCTACAGCTATTTTACTTTGCTCGCCGCCCATCAATTCGGTCAATTCTTCTTTTACCACTTTTATAACCTGCTGTCCCGGAGTTAAACTCTCCATTACTTCCTGACCGACAGCACGTTCTTTGATCCGTTTAATTAAATCTTTTACCACTTTAAAGTTAACGTCCGCCTCAAGTAAAGCGAGCCGGACTTCACGCGTCATTTCTTTTACGTCTTGTTCGGAAACCTTACCTTTACCTGTAATTTTTTTAATCGTACCTTGCAAGCGGTCGGCCAATCCTTCAAATGCCATAGAAGGTGTCCCCCTAATCCAGTTCTTTTAATTGTTTAATAAGTGCATGCATTACACCGTCTCTATTGGTAACTTCATTCATTTTATCTAAAATATCAGTTCGCTGCTGGAATTTATCATATAACCTTAATTTTTCTTCATATGATTCAAGCATTGCTTCTGTCCGTCTGATATTGTCATAGACAGCCTGACGCGAAACTTCCAGCAACTCGGATATTTCACCTAATGAATAGTCTTCCAAATAATACATTTCCATATAACTGCGTTGTTTAGGGGTTAGTAATGTTTGATAAAAATCAAATAAATAATTGATTCGTGTTGTTTTTTCCAGCAATCAATACACCCCTTGTTAAGTGAAATACCTTTACAAAAGTTTAACACTAATCACCGCTATCTTCAAGGAGATCAGCGAATAAACCATATACAAATGCATGCGCATTAAACTCCTGAAGATCCTCCATTTTCTCACCAAGACCTACAAATTTCACCGGAACATTCAGTTCGTTGCGAATTGCCAATACAATCCCGCCTTTTGCGGTACCATCAAGCTTGGTCAGGACAATCCCTGATACATCCGTTGCATCTGCAAACGTTTTAGCCTGGCTCATTGCATTTTGTCCGGTTGTTGCGTCCAATACAAGCAAAACATC
The genomic region above belongs to Virgibacillus doumboii and contains:
- the ffh gene encoding signal recognition particle protein, translated to MAFEGLADRLQGTIKKITGKGKVSEQDVKEMTREVRLALLEADVNFKVVKDLIKRIKERAVGQEVMESLTPGQQVIKVVKEELTELMGGEQSKIAVADRPPTVILMVGLQGAGKTTTTGKLANHLRKQHNRSPLLVACDVYRPAAVDQLETLGQQLDMPVFSKGTDANPVDIASEAIEQAKKEHNDYVIIDTAGRLHVDTDLMSELEQIKASVKPDEIFLVVDAMTGQDAVNVAQSFNDQLDISGVVLTKLDGDTRGGAALSIKAVTGKQIKFAGTGEKLDGLETFHPEGMASRILGMGDVLSLIEKAQTNVDEKQAKELEEKMRTASFTFDDFLEQMGQVKSMGPLEDLMAMIPGANKMKGLKNAQIDEKQLVHVEAIIQSMTKKERQEPSILNASRKKRIAKGSGTSVSQVNRLLKQFDEMKKMMKQMTGMQKGKKGKGGMKFPFM
- a CDS encoding putative DNA-binding protein, translating into MLEKTTRINYLFDFYQTLLTPKQRSYMEMYYLEDYSLGEISELLEVSRQAVYDNIRRTEAMLESYEEKLRLYDKFQQRTDILDKMNEVTNRDGVMHALIKQLKELD